The genomic segment CgtgtaaaaaaaagtatttcccttTCTCAGCTTTACACTAGTTGCCTTTCAGCTGCACTGAacgtccccttgttcttgtattgtgATTGTGGGAAGCAGGATCCCCTGACATATCCTGTAGACCATTTAAGGGAGATAATTAGTGACAATCCTTGTGGTGATGTTGATACCCATCGTACCAGGACCTGGAGTAAGACCCACTAACCCATTTCAAAGATAATTTATGTTCTTATTTTGTTCTTTGGATACATAAAATGGTCAGTCcactagcacaggggttctcagcttacaaaggctagtgtgtgtccactCCACCCTGAGCAAGTGGCAAACGACTTAATGACCTTGCACTGTCCAACGGAGCCTTGAGCAGTGTGAGTCGGTGcagttctggggggcagggctggagctggggggaactggctggcGCCTGTCTATTGCTGCTTCATCAATGGCTGGGAGGTGAGTCGTGTAACACAGCTGGGCATGTCGCTGCCCTTGGGTGTCTGTGTCAGCGCAGGGCCTGTCAGGTTTGTAGGTTGACATAAACATCAAGGTGCGAGAGGCAACCCAGGTCGGGGATttggagggctcagcagtcccacagtccaggttgcaccccggcAACTGcgtcacactgatgtaaatctcccttgttgcaaattaaaccaattacttcttgttctacctgcACTGGACTTGAAGCACAACTGATCACCGCTCTCTGTAGAACAGCCTcagacatatttgaagactgttatcaggccctccctgagtcttctcttctctagactaaacatacccatttatttcaacctttcctcacagcTCGTCCATTCTAAACCTCtgatcatgtttgttgctctcgTCTGAAATCTCTCCAATTTTCCCCCATCTTTCTGAAAGTGCGATGGCCAAAACAGGACAcggtattccagctgaggcctcacagTGGCAAGAAGGGTGGAACAACGTCCACCTGGGTCACTCCTGTTAATATGCCATATGACACTCTCGTTAATAcatctgtgatgggatgttcaccCCACATCAGCCCCCAAAAAGGATGAAGGAAGCTGAGAAAGAGGAGATTAGTGAGACAGGCCACACATGAGCGGTTTAGGCCAGAGAAGCAACCCCTGATTGGaagatgaagctcagctgagcAGTTGTGGGCTGGGCTAGTAGAAAGCCAGGAAACTGGCAACAAAAATTGGCTGCAGTGAGAAAGTCTCCAGCCACCCTCTGTGCATTTTCCGCAGTACTGCTGCCagcccagttattccccattttgtagttgtacatttgatttttccttctgaagtgcagtactttgtccttattgaatgtccccttaaatGTATTGTAATCCTTCCTCCCTCCGCCCTTGTTCTcgtgtctatttagaatgtaaactccttggggcagggactgtctctgtgtgtgtctgtgcagcacccagcctgctgggccctgattttgTCTTGAGCCTCTAGGCCCTGCCATAGTGCTACTGATAAGAGCACATTATAAAGTCCCtagggcagggaatgtctctgcTAGCATATCTGTTGCTACGCCAAGCACACTGATAGAGCTGACTGCATAATAAGAAACAATTAATAAACAGCTCATTGAATAGTCATCAGATGGCCCTGACTTTCCATCCCTACCAACCGAGGTGGAGATGGAGTGTATGAGCTAGAAATGAAAAACTCATTCTCCATCCCCAATCTCCGGAGGTCTCCATTCCACCAGCCGCAGTACAAATAACCCTATCTGTAGGTAAATCACTCTTTTCTCAGGCTGCTCTATTCTGGAGTCTAGTCCAACATGACAAGAGCCCCAAGATTAGATTTAACAGAGGGAGACTGGGAACCACCCCCACAGTCTTCACTGCTGAATCATGGGGAGCAACGTCTCATGTCCAAAATCACTTCTCTGCCCTGGGAAGTGAAAGGGAGAGTGAGAAGGAGCCACCTACCTGCTCAAGGTGCCTTTGATGTCCTAGAGGAGAAAGATAAAAGGAAATTCAGTCTCATTGATCATATACTGGGGATCCCTTCTGCTCTGGAGGGGATTCACTTTATCTTCACAGTTTTGAGTTTCAAAGTGAAATtatttgttctttattaataaaaacaaaattatcaaaCATGTTGCCTTTGCTCTTTTGGATAAGTGCTCtgactgcaggatctgggcccaggaAGTTTGTCTATGGAGGCACACTACCTCTTCATAGAGTGACTTTTGGATAACCAGCTGGCACATGGAATCAGAGGGCTCAGTCTTACCATGTGTTGAACAAGGATCTTCCTAACACACAGGTTTGGGGAAGATCCACTCCTGGAGACTCCAGTGGGTCCAGAGGGAGGGATGCCCCGAGGCTGTGCTGCTTCAATGCTTTAAACTTTCTCCCCACTGCCTCACAAACATTCGCAAGGCCCATCCTGTGGACTTCTTGACCTCCACAGGAAGTTGGGGCTGGGTGAGAACAATGGGGATTGGGTACAGAGTAACAGCGGGCCAATCACTGCCCTACACGCCAGGTTCAATGCAGGAGATCTGGGAAGTGAAGAACGCTGCCCACAGCAGATATTGGTCACAACAGAGAAGTTGACCCTAGATATCAGCTAGAGAAGTCCAGTAGACTAAGATTTATTTCTCCCTTCCTTTTTTGCTAGTTAGAGGCACTTTTTGAACATTAAAATAATTAGAAGGCTTTTGGAATTCTAACGACTACTTACACTTTCAGGGTACCATAAGTAACGAACGCCTTGTCTAACTAAACTTCAGTTCTGGCAGAAAAAGTCACACCAGCCTCAGACCTCATGTATCAATTTTGAGGccaatctttttccttttttgtggtATGTATTAAGAGTGGCAAAATCAGTCTTAAAATGGAACAGGTTGAATCTTAGCTTTTTCCATAATTAAAGCCTGGCTCCATCTTAGATCTTCTGAAGTTAGCATTTGGAACACAGGAAATGATCAAcaggatcagacctgaggtccatctagttAGTATCTTGTCTCCAAAAGTGGacaatatcagatgcttcagaggaaggtgtaagaaaatcTGCTCCTCACATTCTCATGCTGCTCTCTAATAGCTAGAGACTGGCTGAAGCAATGAAGAATGAAGTTTAatatcaattaattttttttgttatttattataactctggatattcttattGTCCATATAAACGTCCAATCGCTTTTTGAGTTTTCTAAATTCTTGGTACCAATGACAtcctgtgacaatgagttccatggtCTAATTAGGTGATGTGTGAAAATGTTTCTTTGGATCAGTTTTGCATTTGCCACCTTCTAATTTTATTGAATGTTCCTttgttcttgcattatgagacagggagaacagagttTGGAGTTTGAGATTTTTGGAGGAGTGTTCTCCCACTAAAATTCAAAAGAAGagcttttttttattcttttagggCTCTATCCAATGACCACTGGAGTCAAgaagaatatttccattgactttaattggcaTTTGATCAAGCCCTTacaaaaaatgtatatttcactCTTATACTCCAAAAGTGAAGGGTTAGGAGACTTTCTTTCCCTGTGAAAGGTTCTGGGGTGTTTCTAACACtgtctcacctgcaggaattcactCGCTGGTAGCTGGCACTTCTGCTCCATCTCACTGATCAGGTGACTGAAAGAAGATATTTCCTCAGATAGTTTGGCAACATACTCAGCCCTCCTCTTTTCAATTTCCTTATTCAGCTCTTCCAGCTGGGCCAGGAGGAGTTGCTCTTGTTCCTTCAGTAACTGGTACAGTTGCTGAACTTCAGACACAAGCTTCTCCTTCTCAGTTTGTAGCTGTTTCTGAAATGAAGAGATAGAAACAGGAAAAGCACAGGTCAAAGCCAGGAACATGGGAAAATCGTGGGATAGTTTATAAAGACTTATGTATGAACATGAAAGCATATTATTGCATATGCATATCAGAGGCCACCTGCCAGGTCAGACCCCACACTCTATCAACCCCATCAAATTTAACGTCTGACATTTTATCGAGTGCATACTCTATGCTCAGTAGACAGAAGATTTTCCAACAGATTTTCAAGAGTCCTAACTGGTGTTTAGAATTGTGGTGCATGGcgagaaagggttaaacatcttgcaaaataaataacccacagaagacatgtggggagataatgtttgtgcttttgtgtatttatatatgtatgagtagggtggacaatgtagtcaacagtccctgtctgtgctgtattctgataattcagaggtcaaaagaacatcctatcctgtaaattaattgtaaacacagtattcatctctctttgacatgtactgtgaatggtggaagaacaagcaaatggccttatgttaactgggatagctaagtaccggtgacagacctccttcaaagtcatccgaattacttttgttccctgaggaattccaactcgacaaaagacaggaaattgtataaaagatccttgggtcctgattctgtcatctcagatctgctgagacttcatcaggggaagtttgagtcgcaagactgaggtcccagttaccTGGTATGCCCTggtatgagatttggacattggactataacctatgaactgaattcgaaaggaactctttgcaactacaaagctcagcatctctgctgtgaatctgaacctcaatggactgaactcatgtctgtatgtatattgatcttttaaccatacttcCTCTCTCTTTTGTTGATAACGTCCCTGTGCACATTTGCTTCTCAGTACCTACCAGCAGTTCCTGGCTTTTCCTTTCCCCGTTCAATTTAAATGACAGaatctcttttctctctttcttcaaaATCTCCAAACAGGTCTGAATTTtgtcctaaaaaaagaaaaagtggttTAGTTTTGGTGCTTTTGGAGGGTTTTcccacatttttttatattttcaagaatattaaatacataataaaatgggtgaatgctctaaccagcTGGCTGGACAGTCATTCTCATGcatctggtctctctctctctggtccaaaTGACTTTTTATCCCCAGTGGAATAGCTTTgacagaggagatggagggagccccacatcacaatatcccatagtccatggttagggcactcacctgagagtcAGCTGTTCCCTGTTTGAATCCCTTCTCATCAGgtggaggagggacttgaactaGTGTTTCCTACATatcaggtgagtaccctaaccccGTGGCTAAAAGTTCGAAGGGCGAGCCTGATccggtaggtgtgctcagaggccacctgccAGGTCAGACCCCACACTCTAGCTAGGCAGCCAAACGCCTGTCTTCCTCCAGtctgtgaatcactctggggcttaagTCAGAAATAGGCATCTGGATACTCAGAAAGAGACAGCAGTATGCGTGTCCAGCGCATAGGCATGGTGATGGTGTAAAAGCTGGAACGAGCCAGTAAGGCCCAGAATGGCATTTTAATCAATAAAATTGTTGCAAAAACCGGCAGGTACTGTTACAGAGAGTAAAGAGAACAGACTCATAACGAATTGTGATTAccctgttgtcataaatataaagggaagagaaaccacctttctgtatacagtgctataaaatccctcctggccagaggcaaaaccctttcacctgtaaagggttaaggagctaaggtaacctcgctggcacctgacccaaaatgaccaatgaagggacaagatactttcaaatctggacggggaggaaacaaagggttctctctgtctgtgtgatgcttttgccgggaagagatcaggaatgcagcggtacaactcctgtaaagttagtaagtaatctagctagagaatgcgttagattttcttttgtttaatggctggtaaaataagctgtgctggagggaatgtatattcctgtttttgtgtctttttgtaacttaaggttttgcctagagggagtctctatgttttgaatctgattaccctgtaaggtatttatcatcctgcatttacagagatgattcttttaccttttctttaattaaaattcttcttttaagaacctgattgatttttcaggtttcagagtaacagcggtgttagtctgtattcgcaaaaagaaaaggagtacttgtggcaccttagagactaaccaatttatttgagcataagctttcgtgagctacagctcacttcatcggatgcatactgtggaaagtgtagaagatctttttatatacacacaaagcatgaaaaaatacctcttcccaccccactctgctgctggtaatagcttatctaaagtgatcattctccttaccatgtttatgataatcaaggtgggccatttccagcacaaatccagggtttaacaagaacgtcgggggggggggggggggtaggaaaaaacaaggggaaataggttaccctgcataatgacttagccactcccagtctctattcaagcctaagttaattgtatccaatttgcaaatgaattccaattcaacagtttctcgctggagtctggatttgaagtttttttgttgtaatatagcaactttcatgtctgtaatcgcgtgaccagagagattgaagtgttctccgactggcttatgaatgttataattcttgacatctgatttgtgtccatttattcttttatgtagagactgtccagtttgaccaatgtacatggcagaggggcattgctggcacatgatggcatatatcacattggtgcatgtgcaggtgaacgagcctctgatagtgtggctgatgttattaggccctgtgatggtgtcccctgaatagatatgtggacacagttggcaacgggctttgttgcaaggataggttcctgggttagtggttctgttgtgtggtatgtggttgctggtgagtatttgcttcaggttggggggctgtctgtaggcaaggactggcctgtctcccaagatttgtgagagtgttgggtcatccttcaggatagctgtagatccttaataatgcattggaggggttttagttgggggctgaaggtgacggctagtggcgttctgttattttctttgttgggcctgtcctgtagtaggtgacttctgggaactcttctggctctatcaatctgtttcttcacttctgcaggtgggtattgtagttgtaagaacacttgataaagatcttgtaggtgtttgtctctgtctgaggggttggagcaaatgcggttgtatcacagagcactgttcttaagatccaagggtttgggtctgtgttcacctgtaccaattggtgaggattattatcaaaccttccccaggaaaggggtgtagggcttggggggatattttggggaaagacgtctccaagtggtctctttccctgttctttatttaaaacgcttggtggtggaaGCGTACTGttgaaggacaaggcaaagtttgtaccttgggaaagtttttaacctaaactggtaagaataagcttaggggatctttcatgctggtcccaacatctgtaccctagagttcagagtggggaaggaaacttgacacctGTTTTGGCCCAAAACCATATTTTAAACACCAAAAAACACTTTGAGGACAATATCTTACCAATGAGAACTGCCGACTAGCACACCGTTATCAACCCATTCCATCCCAGAACCATTTTTAAATGCCAAATAGGACCTGGAACACACGGTTCCTCAGTGACCCAGAGGATTAAACGTATACATCTAGCATATTACCTTGAGGACAATATTTTAGGAATGAGAGCCGATTAGTAGCACATGCTTATTAACTCATTCCAGCCCAGAACCACTTTTTAACACTGTCAAAAGTTGTGGAGCAGAAATATTTAGGCCTATCTAAAAATTACCAGTGAAAAATAACAGACTCTAAGGTCTCACCTCCAGATATGAGAGTGACTCTTCTCAAAAATACACAACAAATAAAAAGTAACATGAAAAACAGACAAGCAGAATCAGTCACAGCGACTTATGTGGTGAGTATGACTTTCACTGTGCCCTGGAAGGGTTTGTGTGTCAGTACACCCAGGTCCCTGAAAATCGCTGTAAATTGGACCTTCCAGAAGTTACTGGTATTTTTAAAGAGGTGACAATATTGAAGCCAACCGCACTTGTTCATATGCCACGTTTCAGCTCAGAGACTTTTACTCTCCCCCTTCATGTGCCTTTTTTGGAGGAAAATCCAGCAGTTTCTGTGGCTGCGCTGATCCATGACAAGTTCACAACACACGCACACAAGATTAcggttgccaaccttccaggattaATTAAAGATTAGGTTATGAATACTTCCGACCAAAATTGGCAACTATATAAAAGATGTAGTTTTAATTTCATGCAAAATATGTGTCCCAGGTCAGCAGCATGTCCACTGTAATAGTTCTGTGCTAGATGTATAAATTTCAGCCCCAAGCCAATTCGGAACTGACTTTTCTGAGTCCTTATTGGTGTTAAAAATGGTTTGGGGCCAGAAGTGGTTAATAACAGTGTGTTATAAGTCTGTTCTCATTGCTAAAATATTGTTCTTAAGGGTCTCTAACAGTATCTGCTCTTTTTTGCaataaatttttcatttaaaaggcaGTTCCTGGCTATTCCAGGTTTTACACCGTCCCGTGATTTCTTACCTTGTAATCctcggcagcctcctctatgGGAACCACAGTGTGTTCTTTGTGATCTCGGGACAGATGGCAAACCATACAAATGGGTGTTTGATCCTCTTCGCAGAAGACATCTAAAACCCTCTTGTGTATTTCACACACTCTCTCAACTTCTGGTTCTTTTGTTGACTTCACTGTAAACATTCTGGAAGCTTCTACAATATTCCTTAGCTGTCTGTTTGGTTTAAAGTTTCTCTGGGAGAAGGTTCTTCTGCACTCAGGACACCAGAAGTTTACACGCaatccctcccagcactgagtgaTGCAGGCTTGGCAGAAATTGTGCCCACAATCTAGAGACACTGGATCTTTAAAATAATCTAGACACactgaacaagtcacttcaccttgaagAATTTTTGCTGGATTTGCAGCAGCCATGGCTGCTTCTGCAGAGAAGAGAGGAATTTAGTTTCCTTTTACGATTCTCAGAAATGGGCTGATTCTGAACTTTGCACACCAAACAGGCGTTTTCTATGTATACATTGTCTCATGTTACTCTTGTGAGTCCGAAAACACCGTGTGGTCTCAGCTGGGAAAGGGAGGCTCTACCATGAAAGACTGTGGAGTGACAGCACCGGACGCTGTTGGTCCCTGCAATGGTGCAGCACGGCCACCCTGCAGAACAGTTGTTGGAAAACAGCACCTGCCACATCCACACCCAGCTCTCCACAGCATTTCTTCCAGCCATCGCTGGGTCACTGTGTTGTGGGACTCCAGAGGTACCTACAGCCTAGCTAATGGCACAGCTCTCTGCAGCAGGTGGTTCTGGGAAAAAGCACTGTGGTCTGCCAGTGGTATTTCAGTTTTTAGAGAGGGAACATCCTAGAGTCATACGCCCCCCTGAAAAATACCAATAACTGTGGCAGTGACCATCTTTTATTCTGCTTAATGTTTGCCCTCTGTGATTGATACAATAATTTCTTAATAGTGTCTTGCAAGCCATGTTCTCACAGGTCAGCAGGGTACATACACATGCTCTGTGACAGAGGAAGAGTGAAAACAGGTGGCTGGGATAATGGCGGCCAGAGTCACTGCCTGATTCTCATCAACTGCagcatgaaaacattttgatatCTTGAGCCAAGGGCTTTgcatggggcacagctgggcttcTTCGCCTCCAGCTAACTTCTGCAAAGTCCTGATCGGCAAAGTTATTCGAAGTGACAAAAAGGGCCGGTGGATCTGTGTTGCTTCCAGTGACATATGAAATCAAGTAGTTTTCATTGCGAGGGGGTTTTAACCCATTTCTCAGAAAATAACCTGCAGATTCAGACCAAATTTTCAGATTCCAGAGCGGTGGACTTATCTTTGGGGGACAAACACTGTCAATAAGAGCCACTGTCCCTTGCCAAGGTAGTGGAAGTTCCTATGGCTCTTTGGGTTATAATCCCTGAGTTAGACTCTAATAAAATCCAGCTGGGAGACATTCAGACTATTATCACAAGAGATTTAGGGCAAGAAAGCGACGAATAGGCCCTTACTAAAGAAATCATTTTTGACAGTAAAAATCTTCTCAGTTATTGTCCTT from the Chelonia mydas isolate rCheMyd1 chromosome 14, rCheMyd1.pri.v2, whole genome shotgun sequence genome contains:
- the LOC119567485 gene encoding zinc finger protein RFP-like; this translates as MAAANPAKILQGEVTCSVCLDYFKDPVSLDCGHNFCQACITQCWEGLRVNFWCPECRRTFSQRNFKPNRQLRNIVEASRMFTVKSTKEPEVERVCEIHKRVLDVFCEEDQTPICMVCHLSRDHKEHTVVPIEEAAEDYKDKIQTCLEILKKERKEILSFKLNGERKSQELLKQLQTEKEKLVSEVQQLYQLLKEQEQLLLAQLEELNKEIEKRRAEYVAKLSEEISSFSHLISEMEQKCQLPASEFLQDIKGTLSRFEREKFQNPVAFSSELKWRIWESSQRNASLETIMKKFKDSLSSRQQLDKAKVTLDPDTAHRHLILSEGRRCVRWGIRQALPNNPERFDYEPCVLGCEGFTSGRHYWEVEVEVEMGGRGVWAVGVARECVGRKGRISFTPEQGIWALQGRGDQYRPLTSPDDLTPLSPSQAPRRIRVYLDYEEGRVVFFDAGRGDPIVTFPPAVFAGERIRPFFCAGFKGRSSSLLNRSLRRRCQLTLCP